In Chlorogloeopsis sp. ULAP01, the following are encoded in one genomic region:
- a CDS encoding AI-2E family transporter, whose translation MQSVNKLPRWLTFGLAFPLVILNGWVLLQVIKYFQPLVSILVAALLLAFLLDYPIRLFQKQGVKRNIAVTVALLITVVILVGLGITLVPLIIQQLNELANILPAWIDSGTQQLQAFQNWATTEQLPINLSGLLPQLLDRVSTQIQNFTGRILSLALDTIGSLVNTLLTVVLTFYLVLNGESIWDGIFLWFPAHIGTYIRQSLREDFQNYFLGQLTLATILATGITLAFLALQVPLGLLFGLVIGFFALFPFGTGIGIGIVSSLVALNNFWLGVEVLIVAVAIDQFNSNFVAPRILGNLTGLNPVWVVISLLLGAKLGGLLGLLVAIPLASFIKSVADTWREGKFEKVEKIESESTVGTSQTVM comes from the coding sequence ATGCAATCAGTAAACAAACTACCGCGATGGTTAACCTTTGGCTTGGCATTTCCCCTTGTCATCCTCAATGGCTGGGTATTGCTTCAGGTAATCAAGTATTTTCAGCCATTAGTTAGCATTTTAGTTGCTGCCTTATTGCTGGCTTTTCTTTTAGATTATCCCATCCGGTTGTTTCAAAAACAAGGAGTAAAACGCAACATAGCTGTTACAGTCGCTTTGTTGATAACTGTGGTGATATTAGTAGGTTTAGGCATCACCTTAGTGCCGCTAATAATACAACAGCTCAACGAATTGGCTAACATTTTGCCCGCTTGGATTGATTCTGGTACTCAACAGCTACAAGCTTTTCAAAACTGGGCAACAACAGAACAATTACCAATAAACTTAAGTGGCTTATTACCCCAGCTTCTTGATCGAGTCTCAACTCAAATTCAAAATTTTACTGGTAGAATATTAAGTCTTGCTTTAGATACTATCGGCAGTCTCGTCAACACCTTGCTGACAGTAGTCTTGACTTTCTACCTTGTTTTGAACGGAGAAAGTATCTGGGACGGAATATTTTTGTGGTTTCCAGCGCACATCGGAACATACATTCGTCAATCACTACGCGAGGACTTTCAAAATTACTTTCTTGGTCAATTAACTTTAGCTACTATATTGGCAACAGGAATTACACTTGCATTTTTAGCGCTGCAAGTTCCATTAGGTTTATTATTCGGATTAGTTATTGGTTTTTTTGCCTTATTTCCTTTTGGTACAGGAATAGGAATTGGTATAGTTAGCTCTTTAGTGGCATTAAATAACTTTTGGTTAGGAGTAGAAGTTTTAATTGTCGCAGTAGCAATTGACCAATTTAATTCTAATTTTGTTGCTCCTCGCATTCTCGGCAATTTAACTGGTTTAAATCCAGTTTGGGTAGTTATTTCCTTACTTTTAGGGGCGAAATTGGGAGGGTTATTGGGGCTATTAGTTGCCATTCCTTTGGCTAGTTTTATTAAAAGTGTTGCAGATACTTGGCGTGAAGGAAAATTTGAGAAAGTGGAGAAGATAGAATCAGAATCAACTGTAGGAACAAGTCAGACAGTCATGTAA
- a CDS encoding divergent PAP2 family protein gives MQDIGDILDNQVLVVALVACLIAQTLKLVIELIKNRKLNVRALVTTGGMPSAHSALVTSLAAGVGQTRGWASAEFAVATVFAIIVMYDAAGVRQAAGKQARILNQMIDELFDEHPEFTGDRLKELLGHTPFQVIAGSALGITISWLARYAYN, from the coding sequence ATGCAGGACATAGGCGACATTTTAGATAACCAGGTGCTGGTAGTTGCTCTAGTAGCTTGTTTAATTGCTCAAACTTTAAAGCTCGTAATCGAGTTAATTAAGAATCGGAAGCTGAACGTACGTGCATTAGTGACGACAGGAGGTATGCCTAGCGCTCACTCAGCTCTAGTAACATCACTGGCAGCAGGTGTAGGGCAGACTCGTGGTTGGGCATCCGCAGAATTTGCGGTTGCTACAGTTTTTGCCATTATAGTTATGTACGATGCGGCTGGAGTTCGCCAAGCTGCTGGTAAACAAGCTCGCATTCTCAATCAAATGATTGATGAACTATTTGATGAACACCCGGAGTTTACGGGCGATCGCCTCAAGGAATTACTAGGACATACTCCTTTTCAAGTAATTGCTGGCTCGGCATTGGGTATTACCATTTCTTGGCTTGCTCGCTATGCTTATAATTAA
- a CDS encoding NUDIX hydrolase, translating to MAAHVAIAILYQKNKFLMQLRDNNPNILYPGYWALFGGHIESGETPEIAVKREILEEINYELPQKFDEFGCYGDDRVIRHVFHAPLLVELDQLVLSEGWDMGLLTPEDICQGSCYSTVAGEIRPVGTVHQRILLDFMQKMNK from the coding sequence ATGGCTGCTCATGTAGCGATCGCAATTCTCTATCAAAAAAACAAGTTTCTCATGCAACTGCGGGATAATAATCCCAATATTCTTTATCCTGGATACTGGGCGCTATTTGGCGGACATATCGAATCCGGTGAAACTCCAGAGATAGCAGTAAAGCGAGAAATTTTAGAAGAAATTAATTACGAGCTACCACAAAAATTTGATGAGTTTGGCTGTTATGGTGATGATAGGGTGATTCGTCACGTTTTTCATGCGCCGCTTTTGGTGGAATTAGATCAGCTAGTTCTTAGCGAAGGTTGGGATATGGGCTTACTTACACCGGAAGACATCTGCCAAGGTAGCTGTTATTCAACAGTAGCAGGGGAAATCCGACCTGTAGGAACCGTACATCAGCGCATATTATTAGATTTTATGCAGAAAATGAATAAATAG
- a CDS encoding Uma2 family endonuclease: MIASPQKDYLTAEAYLKMEEHSDVKHEYIDGYIYAMAGASDPHVTIAGNLFALLRNHVRGSGCRVYISDMKARIESLNRFYYPDVMVTCDQRDQETPAYKKYPCLIVEVLSDSTEAFDRGDKFADYQALESLQEYVLINTKRQRVECFQRNSEGLWVLRSYTSQQEFFRLNSINFEGTMAALYEDVVFEA; this comes from the coding sequence ATGATTGCTTCTCCTCAAAAAGACTATCTCACTGCCGAAGCATACCTCAAAATGGAGGAACACAGTGATGTCAAGCATGAGTACATTGACGGGTATATCTACGCAATGGCTGGAGCAAGCGATCCTCACGTTACTATTGCCGGGAATTTGTTTGCTCTGCTCCGCAATCATGTACGCGGATCTGGCTGTCGTGTTTACATTTCTGATATGAAAGCACGAATCGAATCCCTAAATCGATTTTACTATCCTGATGTGATGGTTACCTGCGACCAACGAGACCAAGAAACGCCAGCTTATAAAAAATATCCTTGTTTAATTGTCGAAGTTTTATCTGACTCTACTGAAGCCTTCGATCGGGGTGATAAGTTCGCTGATTATCAAGCATTGGAGAGCTTGCAAGAGTATGTTTTAATTAACACTAAACGTCAGCGAGTTGAGTGCTTCCAACGTAATAGTGAAGGATTGTGGGTTTTGCGATCGTATACTTCGCAGCAAGAGTTCTTTCGACTGAATAGCATTAATTTTGAAGGAACTATGGCAGCACTTTATGAAGATGTGGTTTTTGAAGCATGA
- the folD gene encoding bifunctional methylenetetrahydrofolate dehydrogenase/methenyltetrahydrofolate cyclohydrolase FolD has product METKTAKLLDGKALAAKIQQELAAEITQLQPQIGRPPGLAVLMVGDNPASAAYVSGKERACAKVGIASFGKHFPTETTQAELEEAIHTLNQDERVDGILVQLPLPNHLDAVSLLHQIHPDKDADGLHPVNMGKLMRGERGLRSCTPAGVMRLLQEYEIPLRGKQATVLGRSILVGKPLALMLLEADATVTVAHSRSQDLAAITKNADILIAAVGRPEMISAQMVKPGAVVVDVGINRITDVGGNSRLVGDVNFDSVAGVAEFLTPVPGGVGPMTVAMLLQNTFSTYLRVTK; this is encoded by the coding sequence ATGGAAACAAAAACTGCCAAGTTACTCGATGGTAAAGCTTTAGCTGCAAAAATTCAGCAAGAACTTGCTGCTGAGATTACCCAACTACAACCTCAAATAGGACGCCCACCAGGTTTAGCAGTACTAATGGTTGGCGACAACCCCGCTTCAGCTGCATATGTAAGCGGCAAAGAACGAGCTTGCGCAAAAGTTGGTATTGCCTCCTTTGGTAAGCATTTCCCTACAGAAACTACTCAAGCCGAACTTGAGGAAGCTATTCATACTCTAAACCAGGATGAGCGGGTAGATGGTATTCTAGTGCAGTTACCCCTACCAAACCACTTGGATGCTGTTTCTCTATTACATCAAATTCACCCCGACAAAGATGCTGACGGACTGCACCCAGTAAATATGGGAAAATTAATGCGGGGAGAACGTGGTTTACGCAGTTGTACTCCAGCAGGAGTAATGCGCTTGTTGCAAGAGTATGAAATTCCTTTGCGAGGGAAACAAGCAACAGTGTTAGGACGCAGTATTTTGGTAGGCAAGCCACTGGCGTTAATGCTATTGGAAGCTGATGCCACGGTGACAGTTGCCCATTCGCGATCGCAAGATCTAGCTGCCATTACCAAAAATGCTGATATTCTAATTGCAGCAGTAGGTCGTCCAGAAATGATTTCAGCACAAATGGTGAAACCGGGTGCTGTTGTGGTAGATGTGGGGATAAATCGCATTACTGATGTCGGTGGCAACAGTCGCCTAGTCGGAGATGTCAATTTTGACTCAGTTGCTGGTGTGGCAGAATTTCTCACCCCAGTTCCTGGTGGTGTTGGTCCTATGACCGTTGCCATGTTACTGCAAAATACCTTTTCTACTTATTTAAGGGTGACAAAATAA
- the crtE gene encoding geranylgeranyl diphosphate synthase CrtE: protein MVAADNLKPTPKQANFDLITYLKERQQLCEAALEQTISVRYPEKIYEAMRYSLLAGGKRLRPILCLATCEMTGGTIEMAMPTACALEMIHTMSLIHDDLPAMDNDDYRRGKLTNHKVYGEDVAILAGDGLLAYAFEYIAANTKNVPPERVLQVVAHLGRAVGAAGLVGGQVVDLESEGKSDISLETLNFIHNHKTGALLKACIVCGGVLSGASEQDLQRLSSYARNIGLAFQIIDDVLDITATQEQLGKTAGKDQQAKKVTYPSLWGIEESRKQAQKLIEAACAELEPFGKAAEPLVALAHFITSRNH from the coding sequence ATGGTAGCAGCGGATAACTTGAAACCGACTCCAAAACAAGCAAATTTTGACCTCATTACCTATTTGAAAGAACGACAACAGCTTTGTGAAGCAGCCCTGGAGCAGACGATTTCCGTGCGTTATCCAGAAAAAATTTACGAAGCTATGCGTTACTCTCTCTTAGCTGGAGGTAAGCGTCTGCGCCCCATTCTTTGCCTGGCAACTTGTGAGATGACAGGCGGTACGATCGAAATGGCAATGCCAACAGCATGCGCCTTGGAGATGATCCACACGATGTCGTTAATTCACGACGATCTGCCAGCTATGGATAATGATGATTACCGTCGTGGAAAGCTGACGAATCACAAGGTTTATGGAGAAGATGTTGCCATTTTAGCTGGAGATGGCTTGTTGGCTTACGCTTTTGAGTATATTGCCGCTAATACCAAAAATGTGCCTCCTGAACGAGTGTTGCAGGTAGTTGCTCATTTGGGACGTGCTGTAGGGGCTGCTGGATTAGTCGGTGGTCAAGTAGTAGATTTAGAATCGGAAGGCAAGTCAGATATTTCTTTAGAAACACTAAATTTTATTCACAATCACAAAACAGGAGCGCTCCTAAAAGCTTGTATTGTTTGTGGTGGTGTGCTATCAGGAGCATCTGAGCAAGATTTACAAAGATTATCTAGTTATGCTCGAAATATTGGTTTAGCATTTCAGATTATTGATGATGTTTTGGATATCACTGCTACCCAAGAACAATTAGGTAAAACCGCAGGCAAAGACCAACAAGCCAAAAAAGTGACTTATCCTAGTCTTTGGGGAATCGAAGAATCTCGAAAACAAGCCCAAAAACTAATTGAGGCAGCTTGTGCGGAATTAGAACCTTTTGGAAAGGCGGCAGAACCTTTAGTGGCACTGGCTCACTTTATTACCAGTCGCAATCATTAG